From the Sebastes fasciatus isolate fSebFas1 chromosome 3, fSebFas1.pri, whole genome shotgun sequence genome, one window contains:
- the dusp5 gene encoding dual specificity protein phosphatase 5, producing MKVSSIDCRRLRKIIRKECGSCLIVDCRPYLSFTNSNITGSVNVNLNSVVVRRSRGGPVPLQFVIPDESSLLRLREGSISAIIALDDRTAHWQKLKKDSVAQIVINTLSHLASGANICFLKGGYENFHSQYPELCTEVKTIDQSGTETEKRVTNSHSEKLSHRKPDYDQGKPVEILPFLYLGSAYHASRQDYLSDLHITALLNVSRRDQQPAKGHYDYKWIPVEDSHMADISSHFQEAIDFIDNVKQSGGKVLVHCEAGISRSPTICMAYIMRTQRLRLDAAFDVIKQRRAVISPNFSFMGQLLQFESEVLSTAPVDAATPEPATPCAPESASFFANDFNTTFNTKNFEPSVFTLPTSCLQSPVHHQFNLSPITALP from the exons ATGAAGGTCTCCAGCATTGACTGCCGGCGTCTGAGGAAGATCATCAGGAAGGAGTGTGGGAGCTGCCTTATTGTGGATTGCAGACCTTATCTTTCATTCACCAACTCCAACATCACAGGATCCGTTAATGTGAACCTCAACTCCGTGGTGGTCCGGAGGTCCAGAGGAGGACCTGTGCCTCTGCAGTTTGTCATCCCGGATGAGAGCTCTCTTCTCCGGCTTCGAGAGGGCAGCATCTCGGCCATCATAGCTCTGGATGACCGGACGGCCCACTGGCAGAAACTCAAGAAGGACAGTGTAGCACAAATAGTAATAAACACCCTTTCACATCTGGCCAGCGGGGCCAACATCTGCTTCCTGAAAG gaGGATACGAGAACTTCCACTCTCAATACCCTGAACTTTGCACTGAGGTGAAAACCATCGACCAGAGCGGAACTGAAACCGAGAAAAGAGTCACAAACAGCCACAGCGAGAAGCTTTCTCACCGCAAACCAGATTACGATCAG ggTAAACCCGTAGAGATCCTGCCTTTCCTCTACCTCGGTAGTGCCTATCACGCCTCCAGACAGGACTATCTCAGCGACCTTCACATCACAGCCTTGCTCAATGTGTCGCGCAGGGACCAGCAGCCGGCCAAGGGCCACTACGACTACAAGTGGATCCCGGTGGAGGACAGCCACATGGCCGACATCAGCTCCCATTTCCAGGAGGCCATAGACTTTATTG ATAATGTGAAGCAATCAGGTGGAAAGGTCCTGGTCCACTGCGAGGCAGGCATCTCCCGCTCACCTACCATCTGCATGGCCTACATCATGAGGACGCAGCGGCTGCGGCTGGACGCGGCCTTCGACGTCATCAAGCAGCGCCGCGCAGTCATCTCACCCAACTTCAGTTTCATGGGTCAGCTGCTGCAGTTTGAGTCAGAGGTCCTCTCCACGGCCCCGGTTGACGCCGCCACACCTGAGCCTGCCACGCCCTGCGCCCCGGAGTCTGCCTCCTTTTTTGCCAACGACTTCAACACCACCTTCAACACCAAAAACTTTGAGCCATCTGTGTTCACCCTCCCTACCTCTTGCCTGCAGTCCCCGGTCCACCACCAGTTCAACCTGAGCCCAATAACTGCACTGCCTTAA